Proteins encoded together in one Planctopirus ephydatiae window:
- a CDS encoding glutamine synthetase III family protein, protein MSGSQARQQAISAVLNYKPITPALNFNETPAADIYGCNVFSITEMEKRLPKQVFKSVKRTIEKGEPLDNSIADVVASAMMDWAISKGATHYAHVFYPLTGITAEKHDSFLSPDGKGGAIAEFSGAQLIQGEPDASSFPSGGLRSTFEARGYTAWDVTSPAYILENPNGTTLCIPTAFVSWTGPALDKKTPVLRSMKALNIQAQRLLKLLGHKDIPMVTATCGPEQEYFLIDRNFFFARPDLVNAGRTLFGAKPPKGQEFSDQYFGAIPERVLAYMLECEREFYKLGIPVKTRHNEVAPSQYEVAPIYENANVAADHQQLLMMILKNVASKYGMSCLLHEKPFAGVNGSGKHLNWSLGNSAQGNLLDPGETPHQNMQFLLFCGAVIRAVHLHSTLLRAVIAHAGNDHRLGANEAPPAIISIFLGDMLADVFEQIKKSGAPTSSKGKGTLTVGVDTLPQLPKDAGDRNRTSPFAFTGNKFEFRAVGSNQSLSGPLVALNTIVAESIDYIATELEKATGGDPAKLAPAAQTLLKSIVEKHGVVIFNGDGYSEAWHQEAEKRGLPNLKQTVDALEYIATPENIAMFEKYAVLTKEEVVSRQEIYYEQYCLTINVEANLMAEIAKTVIYPASTRYVGELASSGASLKAVGVEFDATLLNKVVALNKSLVATVAKLEEAASHGGGGGHGVANPKETAFYLKNSVIPLMVELRGIVDELETYVADDHWPLPTYQEMLFIK, encoded by the coding sequence ATGAGTGGCAGCCAGGCTCGTCAGCAGGCCATTTCCGCTGTTTTGAATTACAAGCCCATTACTCCCGCTCTCAACTTCAATGAGACGCCTGCGGCCGATATTTATGGCTGCAATGTCTTCAGTATCACTGAGATGGAGAAGCGTCTGCCGAAGCAGGTGTTCAAGTCGGTCAAGAGAACAATCGAGAAAGGTGAACCTCTCGATAACTCCATTGCCGATGTTGTTGCCTCAGCCATGATGGATTGGGCAATTTCAAAAGGCGCCACACACTACGCCCACGTGTTCTATCCGCTAACGGGCATTACTGCGGAAAAGCATGACAGCTTCCTCTCGCCAGATGGCAAGGGTGGAGCGATTGCCGAGTTTTCTGGTGCTCAGCTGATTCAAGGCGAGCCAGATGCCTCCAGCTTCCCATCAGGTGGTTTGCGTTCTACATTTGAAGCTCGTGGCTACACCGCCTGGGACGTGACCAGCCCGGCTTACATTCTCGAAAACCCCAATGGCACAACCCTGTGTATTCCCACTGCGTTCGTCTCCTGGACAGGTCCGGCTCTCGATAAGAAGACCCCGGTTCTCCGCTCAATGAAGGCACTCAACATTCAGGCTCAGCGTCTGCTGAAACTGCTGGGGCACAAAGATATTCCTATGGTCACAGCCACATGTGGCCCTGAGCAGGAATATTTCCTCATCGACCGGAATTTCTTCTTCGCCCGTCCTGACCTGGTGAATGCCGGACGGACACTCTTCGGGGCCAAGCCACCCAAGGGGCAGGAATTTTCCGATCAGTATTTCGGTGCGATTCCCGAACGCGTGCTGGCTTACATGCTCGAGTGCGAACGTGAGTTCTACAAGCTCGGTATTCCTGTCAAGACCCGTCACAACGAAGTGGCTCCCAGCCAGTACGAAGTGGCTCCAATCTATGAGAACGCAAACGTCGCGGCTGACCACCAGCAGCTTCTCATGATGATACTCAAAAATGTCGCTTCCAAGTACGGCATGTCCTGCCTGCTGCACGAAAAGCCATTTGCCGGGGTCAACGGTTCGGGCAAACACCTCAACTGGTCTTTGGGCAACTCAGCTCAGGGTAACCTGCTTGATCCAGGCGAAACACCTCACCAGAACATGCAGTTCCTGCTCTTCTGTGGCGCTGTGATTCGTGCTGTTCATCTCCACTCCACCCTGCTCCGCGCAGTGATTGCTCATGCAGGGAATGATCATCGACTGGGGGCCAACGAAGCTCCTCCAGCCATCATCTCGATCTTCCTGGGCGATATGCTGGCTGATGTCTTTGAGCAGATCAAGAAGAGTGGCGCCCCAACATCTTCCAAGGGTAAGGGAACTCTCACTGTTGGTGTTGATACTCTCCCACAGTTGCCCAAAGATGCGGGTGACCGCAACCGGACCAGCCCCTTCGCATTCACAGGTAACAAGTTCGAATTCCGTGCTGTGGGCTCCAATCAGTCGCTTTCCGGTCCGCTGGTGGCTCTCAACACGATTGTGGCCGAGTCGATCGATTACATTGCCACAGAACTGGAAAAAGCCACTGGTGGCGATCCTGCCAAGCTCGCTCCTGCCGCTCAAACGCTCCTCAAGAGCATTGTTGAGAAGCATGGCGTTGTGATCTTCAATGGTGACGGCTACTCCGAAGCCTGGCATCAGGAAGCTGAAAAGCGTGGTCTGCCAAACCTCAAGCAGACTGTTGATGCTCTTGAATACATTGCGACTCCCGAAAACATCGCCATGTTCGAGAAGTACGCCGTTCTGACGAAGGAAGAAGTCGTCAGCCGCCAGGAGATTTACTACGAGCAGTACTGCCTGACAATCAACGTCGAAGCCAATCTGATGGCCGAGATTGCCAAGACAGTGATCTATCCCGCATCAACTCGCTATGTGGGAGAACTGGCTTCGTCAGGTGCCAGCTTGAAGGCTGTGGGAGTCGAATTCGACGCGACACTCTTGAATAAGGTGGTTGCCCTCAACAAATCGTTGGTTGCAACGGTCGCCAAGCTCGAAGAAGCTGCATCTCACGGGGGAGGTGGTGGTCACGGGGTTGCTAACCCCAAGGAAACAGCTTTCTATCTCAAGAACAGCGTGATCCCTCTGATGGTGGAACTGCGTGGAATTGTGGACGAGCTCGAAACCTACGTCGCTGACGACCACTGGCCACTGCCAACCTATCAGGAAATGCTCTTCATCAAGTAG
- a CDS encoding CpaF family protein produces the protein MPPATFNPPRSRSGLSSEQDFEALKRLIHGKLVEKLDLSRLGDLEGDTLRREIRLVVEHLCDTENPLLNRSERERLIEEVLDETFGFGPLEILLKEPGVADIMINGPKNVFIEKGGRIQKSEVTFRDNDHLLQILDRIVSRVGRRVDETCPMVDARLPDGSRLNAVIPPLALDGPSLTIRRFGSKPLALEDLLKFGAFTPEMVMLLEGAMKARLNCIISGGTGSGKTTLLNTLSSFIPNDQRVITIEDAAEIQLQQEHVLRLETRPANIEGKGRITATDLVKNALRMRPDRVIIGECRGAEALDMLQAMNTGHEGSLTTIHANTPRDAVSRLETMIAMGGVEIPLRALRQQFAAAVDLIIQTNRLQGGPRKITHITEVLNMEQDTVVMQDIFVFVQDGIDETGRAFGHFESTGVRPSFMSRLEQAGIRLPANIFQQRALGGR, from the coding sequence ATGCCCCCTGCCACTTTCAATCCCCCACGCAGCCGCAGCGGTTTATCCTCGGAGCAGGATTTCGAAGCACTCAAGCGATTAATCCACGGCAAACTCGTGGAAAAACTCGATCTTTCCCGCCTGGGAGACCTCGAGGGGGATACTCTTCGCCGAGAAATCCGCCTGGTTGTCGAGCACTTATGCGACACCGAGAACCCTTTGCTCAATCGTTCCGAACGTGAACGGCTGATTGAAGAAGTTCTTGACGAAACCTTTGGCTTTGGTCCGCTGGAGATTCTTCTCAAAGAACCTGGCGTGGCTGACATCATGATCAACGGCCCGAAGAATGTTTTTATTGAGAAAGGTGGACGGATTCAGAAGTCGGAAGTCACCTTCCGCGATAACGATCATCTGCTGCAGATTCTCGACCGCATCGTTTCCCGTGTGGGGAGACGCGTTGATGAAACCTGCCCGATGGTCGATGCCCGTCTTCCGGATGGTTCACGACTCAACGCCGTCATTCCTCCACTGGCCCTTGACGGCCCATCGCTCACGATTCGTCGATTTGGTTCCAAACCACTGGCTCTGGAAGACCTGCTGAAATTCGGTGCCTTTACACCCGAGATGGTCATGCTTTTAGAAGGAGCCATGAAGGCTCGACTCAACTGCATCATCAGTGGAGGTACGGGTTCTGGTAAAACCACTCTTCTTAATACATTGTCGAGCTTTATTCCGAATGATCAGCGTGTCATCACGATTGAAGACGCTGCCGAAATTCAGCTTCAGCAGGAACATGTGCTGAGGCTCGAAACACGTCCTGCCAATATCGAAGGTAAGGGACGAATCACGGCAACTGATCTTGTGAAAAACGCACTGCGTATGCGGCCCGACCGAGTGATTATTGGGGAATGCCGTGGAGCCGAAGCTCTCGACATGCTCCAGGCCATGAATACCGGCCACGAAGGATCGCTGACTACGATCCATGCCAATACACCGCGCGATGCTGTCTCGCGACTGGAAACGATGATCGCGATGGGTGGTGTTGAAATTCCTCTGCGAGCACTCCGCCAGCAATTTGCCGCGGCAGTCGATCTGATCATTCAGACGAATCGTCTCCAGGGTGGGCCACGCAAGATTACACACATCACAGAAGTCCTAAACATGGAGCAGGACACCGTGGTGATGCAGGACATTTTCGTCTTCGTGCAGGATGGAATTGACGAGACGGGTCGAGCTTTTGGCCACTTTGAGTCCACGGGAGTCAGGCCGTCTTTCATGTCTCGACTGGAGCAGGCTGGTATTCGTTTGCCGGCCAACATCTTCCAGCAGAGAGCACTCGGCGGGCGGTAA
- a CDS encoding type II secretion system F family protein: protein MSPLMISLTVFVGVSAFVGAIASLLMGGNSKRAEDRLDVLAGLKTSEEQTRITKDELVKLSSQTIDGALGLLMERFRGIGLFFEQADSPIGLRSFLLISVSCGIVGAALGLIGNAPTPLLPLFGLLTATFPLIWLSFRRKKRFKQFAKQLPDAMELMGRALRSGHSLASGLHLVCDEMPPPISQVFRSAYETQNLGVPVESALKESLKKMPNLDYKFFVTAVAIQRQTGGDLAEILDKISEVIRERFKILGTVQALTGEGRLSGAVLMAMPIAIFFAVYYLNPNYVMVLFTTDLGKKMIAVGIVMQILGAVAIKKIIDIKV from the coding sequence ATGAGCCCACTAATGATATCGCTGACCGTTTTCGTGGGTGTTTCTGCCTTCGTGGGTGCCATCGCTTCACTGCTCATGGGGGGAAATTCCAAACGTGCAGAAGACCGTCTCGATGTGCTTGCCGGTCTGAAAACCAGCGAAGAGCAAACGAGAATCACCAAGGATGAACTTGTTAAACTTAGCTCTCAGACGATTGATGGTGCTTTGGGTCTGCTGATGGAGCGATTTCGCGGGATCGGTCTTTTTTTTGAACAGGCCGATTCTCCAATCGGTTTGAGATCATTTCTGCTGATCAGTGTTTCCTGTGGAATTGTAGGTGCCGCTCTGGGATTGATTGGTAATGCACCCACTCCACTCCTCCCGTTATTTGGTTTGTTGACTGCCACATTTCCATTGATCTGGCTGTCGTTTCGTCGCAAGAAACGATTCAAGCAGTTTGCCAAACAGCTCCCCGATGCCATGGAGTTGATGGGCCGGGCATTGCGGTCAGGTCACAGCCTGGCATCAGGTCTGCATCTGGTCTGTGATGAAATGCCTCCACCGATTTCACAAGTCTTTCGCAGTGCTTATGAAACTCAGAATCTTGGCGTTCCCGTCGAAAGTGCCTTGAAAGAGTCCCTCAAGAAAATGCCCAACCTGGATTACAAATTCTTTGTGACAGCTGTAGCGATTCAGCGGCAAACCGGTGGAGACCTGGCCGAGATTCTCGACAAGATCAGTGAAGTGATCCGCGAGCGATTCAAAATCCTCGGAACAGTTCAGGCCTTGACTGGTGAAGGCCGCTTGAGTGGTGCCGTGCTGATGGCCATGCCGATTGCCATCTTCTTTGCGGTCTATTACCTGAATCCCAACTACGTCATGGTGCTCTTCACCACAGATCTGGGCAAAAAGATGATTGCTGTCGGGATCGTGATGCAGATTCTGGGCGCCGTCGCCATTAAGAAAATTATCGACATCAAGGTGTAA
- the folP gene encoding dihydropteroate synthase, which produces MYTSPDVRWYCCEHVFEKSRQPRLMGIVNVTPDSFSDGGAFFSTETAVQQALCLASQGADILDIGGESTRPGSLPVAADEEIRRVIPVIREVRKHSLQAISVDTTKAQVARKALEAGALIINDISGLTFDAEMVAVARDFKAGVIINHIQGTPQTMQHNPVYTDVVQEVFEFFERRINQLIDGGISAESICLDPGIGFGKTAAHNLSLLRAIPHFRKLGRPLLVGHSRKRFLKQLTGRDVNEREYGTLGVSLGLAQLGVDFLRIHDVAAHRDCLLAYSAVALNIDPEQSPQQE; this is translated from the coding sequence ATGTACACTTCTCCTGACGTGCGATGGTATTGTTGCGAGCACGTCTTCGAAAAAAGTCGTCAGCCTCGACTGATGGGAATTGTGAATGTCACTCCCGACAGTTTTTCTGATGGAGGAGCATTTTTCTCGACAGAAACGGCGGTTCAGCAGGCTCTTTGTCTCGCCAGTCAAGGTGCGGACATACTGGATATCGGTGGTGAATCGACACGCCCTGGTTCATTACCCGTCGCCGCGGACGAGGAGATCAGACGCGTCATTCCGGTGATTCGCGAAGTTCGAAAACATTCCCTGCAGGCAATTTCTGTTGATACGACCAAAGCTCAGGTGGCGAGGAAAGCCCTCGAAGCTGGTGCCTTGATCATCAACGACATTTCCGGGTTAACGTTTGATGCGGAGATGGTCGCCGTTGCCCGAGATTTTAAGGCCGGCGTGATCATCAATCATATTCAAGGCACTCCGCAAACCATGCAGCACAATCCGGTCTACACAGATGTTGTGCAGGAAGTGTTTGAGTTTTTTGAACGAAGAATCAACCAGTTGATCGACGGCGGGATTTCAGCCGAATCGATCTGTCTGGACCCCGGGATCGGGTTTGGCAAAACCGCGGCACATAATCTCTCGTTATTGCGAGCCATACCGCACTTTCGAAAACTTGGGCGACCATTGCTGGTGGGTCATTCCCGGAAAAGGTTTCTTAAGCAACTCACCGGGCGTGATGTCAACGAGAGAGAATATGGAACGTTAGGTGTCAGTCTGGGTCTGGCGCAATTGGGAGTCGATTTTCTCAGGATCCATGATGTGGCTGCACACAGGGATTGCCTGCTGGCCTATAGTGCTGTGGCCTTGAATATCGATCCAGAACAGTCGCCTCAGCAAGAGTGA
- the mobA gene encoding molybdenum cofactor guanylyltransferase produces MKDLASHLQRIIILAGGKSSRMGISKANLVFHGETFLERLTRTLSPLGLPIWVLASEAPTSVLSASGKPCSHHVDYDQQSFAGPLMALCGHVSRHPLSPGAWVFVVGCDTPLVDERFVKTLSQIGAARMRDHLDEVEAIGCRLSDSLDLNEMAPFPALISSRFLNSLPQLVKEGERSLFRALRFRPKVVVEGKLILESLADFAAGDLPPWFNVNTPAEYATLTGLTEPL; encoded by the coding sequence ATGAAAGATCTGGCTTCCCATTTACAGCGAATCATCATTCTGGCTGGGGGGAAGTCATCGCGCATGGGTATTTCCAAGGCGAATCTGGTTTTCCATGGTGAGACTTTTCTGGAACGCTTAACTCGTACGCTGTCGCCCTTAGGCCTACCGATCTGGGTTTTAGCGAGTGAGGCCCCCACTTCTGTTTTATCAGCCTCTGGTAAACCATGCTCGCATCATGTGGATTACGACCAGCAGTCGTTTGCAGGGCCGCTGATGGCCCTGTGTGGGCACGTTTCCCGCCATCCGCTCTCACCTGGTGCCTGGGTCTTTGTGGTCGGTTGTGATACTCCACTGGTGGATGAGCGGTTTGTGAAAACATTGTCGCAGATTGGTGCTGCGCGAATGAGAGATCACCTCGATGAAGTGGAAGCGATTGGCTGTCGCCTGTCAGATTCGCTGGATCTAAATGAGATGGCCCCCTTCCCTGCCCTGATTTCGAGCCGGTTTTTGAACAGCCTTCCACAGCTGGTCAAAGAAGGAGAAAGGTCTCTCTTTCGGGCACTGCGGTTTCGTCCGAAAGTTGTTGTCGAGGGGAAATTGATCCTCGAATCTCTGGCTGATTTCGCCGCTGGTGATCTTCCGCCATGGTTCAATGTCAATACTCCAGCAGAATATGCCACCTTAACCGGCTTGACTGAGCCACTTTGA
- a CDS encoding DMT family transporter: MHSWLYLLAVIAGAATAVQAAVNTQLKGHVPVPMQATLISFSTGAVVSLLYCLLTRAPTPDWSRLSQAPWWAWTGGTLGTLFVWSSMTVAPRLGIAQMVTIVLFGQMLTALLVDHFGLLGMQAIPLSFTRILGAIFVLSGMALFTWR; this comes from the coding sequence ATGCATAGCTGGCTTTATCTTCTGGCGGTCATCGCGGGGGCTGCAACTGCCGTTCAAGCGGCAGTCAACACACAATTAAAGGGGCATGTTCCTGTTCCGATGCAGGCCACGCTCATCTCATTTTCCACAGGTGCAGTTGTGTCCCTCTTGTACTGCCTGTTGACACGCGCTCCAACACCCGACTGGTCGAGGCTTTCTCAAGCCCCCTGGTGGGCCTGGACCGGTGGTACTCTGGGCACCTTGTTTGTATGGTCGAGTATGACAGTCGCACCTCGACTGGGAATTGCCCAGATGGTTACGATCGTCCTCTTCGGCCAGATGCTGACGGCGCTGCTTGTCGATCATTTCGGCCTTCTCGGAATGCAGGCGATTCCTCTGAGTTTCACTCGCATCCTGGGAGCTATTTTCGTCCTGTCTGGCATGGCGCTCTTCACCTGGCGTTGA
- a CDS encoding alpha/beta hydrolase fold domain-containing protein, with translation MTALARTILWILAFGGLCVVAGTSAQWWEKNVRLVGADDLEPQRFFSLEVSPTTPPSLPAQTRVTVTYCERSTGSLLADIHVPTRLQCPSTGWPVIISFHSGGWRNGHRGHAPIAELVDRGFAVVSHDFRSSDVAIFPAQLEDSIALLKWLEEHAGEHQLDHQRIALFGASSGGHLALLTGLCPEVSSQVQAVCSLYAPTDFQSLESGAGSQDEMNHFALWAPESLLLGGPIPEHPAEAQSASPLWQAAQIKKSPPILLMHGVDDDQIPFEQSLSLSRLLQEKHQPVTLWKIRSLPHGTWPTSRIQSGVFKFFSKHLRVTTKLDQESQTARYRAIINEPSLPYIPIR, from the coding sequence ATGACCGCGTTGGCCCGCACAATTCTCTGGATTCTGGCCTTTGGTGGCTTATGTGTTGTCGCGGGAACTTCTGCTCAGTGGTGGGAAAAGAACGTCCGGCTGGTGGGAGCAGATGACTTAGAACCACAGCGGTTCTTCTCTCTCGAGGTATCTCCGACCACTCCGCCTTCACTCCCCGCACAAACACGAGTGACTGTCACGTATTGTGAAAGATCCACGGGATCTCTTCTGGCCGATATTCACGTTCCCACTCGGCTTCAATGCCCATCAACAGGGTGGCCAGTGATCATTTCCTTTCACAGTGGCGGTTGGCGGAATGGTCATCGCGGTCATGCTCCGATTGCCGAACTGGTTGATCGCGGTTTTGCTGTTGTTTCGCATGACTTCCGCAGCTCGGATGTCGCAATTTTTCCGGCTCAGCTTGAGGACAGCATCGCACTGTTAAAATGGCTGGAAGAACATGCCGGCGAACACCAGCTCGATCATCAACGGATCGCATTATTCGGTGCTTCCTCTGGCGGACATCTGGCTTTGCTCACCGGCCTCTGCCCAGAAGTTTCGTCTCAGGTTCAGGCCGTCTGCTCCCTTTATGCACCGACCGATTTTCAGTCCCTGGAATCTGGTGCAGGTTCTCAGGATGAAATGAATCACTTTGCCTTATGGGCACCCGAATCACTGCTGCTCGGCGGGCCAATTCCGGAACATCCGGCGGAAGCCCAGTCAGCCAGTCCCTTGTGGCAAGCTGCACAGATCAAAAAATCGCCTCCCATTCTGCTGATGCATGGAGTGGATGACGATCAGATTCCGTTTGAACAATCGCTGAGTTTGAGTCGGTTGCTGCAGGAGAAGCATCAACCGGTCACTTTATGGAAAATTCGATCTTTGCCTCATGGCACCTGGCCGACCAGTCGCATCCAATCGGGTGTCTTCAAGTTTTTCTCAAAGCACCTGCGAGTGACGACGAAGTTGGATCAGGAATCGCAGACCGCGAGGTATCGAGCGATCATCAATGAGCCAAGTCTCCCCTACATCCCAATACGCTAG
- a CDS encoding alpha-amylase/4-alpha-glucanotransferase domain-containing protein translates to MPVSTRLILAIHNHQPVGNFDHVIRHACEKAYFPLLDLLEEFPEIAVVLHNSGSLIDWLMKHEPGYIERLAAFVDNGQIELLGGPYFEPILAAIPRRDRVGQTASYKKFLERRFDSPVRGAWIPERVWEQSFAADLIDAGIEYILLDDAHFRAAGISNEDLHGYYFTEDAGRKLCLFPGSERLRYLLPYADPHEIIEHCRQVAEKHPGAVLTFGDDGEKFGVWPGSWDHVYTNGWMRRFFTALREQSSWLKVTTMDETVRNVSPLGRTYLPDGSYREMMEWALPAERQVQYHDAMNGYRQHHDWPQLGSFVRAGFWRNFLVKYPETNEMYTRMLGVSQRLAEYEELYGDNEHVADLRAARADLYRAQCNCPYWHGAFGGLYLPHLRNAVYSHLIAADHKLDQIAGKSHPWVEVTIDDYNCDSKFEISLKSDKLKAFLAPAQGGQMYELDVTAVRHNLLSTLNRRFEPYHHKIRQCAGSAHVTEHGGGVDPNGGVSFKQAGLDQKLQYDQWARKSLVDHFLQPGLAVESFANGEGIAGDFAHGAYKAIVRRSDSHVEAIMTRDGHIGPHQATVRKIIAMNESCPGEIQIRYELSNLPLNLPLHFGVEFNFAGLAGSAPDRYLYDASGRSIGTLDSTHSLPAGKSMGLVDEWLGIDVNLDTTMPAEFWIMPVQTVSQSEGGFELVHQSTSVVPHWEFFAPADGCWSVDLKLSIDTSVAHARALHEENARRPVSISLTV, encoded by the coding sequence ATGCCTGTCAGTACCCGTCTGATTCTCGCCATTCACAATCACCAGCCGGTTGGTAATTTTGATCATGTCATCAGGCACGCCTGTGAGAAGGCCTATTTTCCGTTACTCGATCTGCTGGAAGAATTCCCGGAAATTGCAGTTGTCCTGCATAACTCGGGAAGTCTGATCGACTGGCTGATGAAGCATGAGCCCGGCTATATCGAGCGACTGGCGGCTTTCGTGGATAACGGGCAGATTGAATTGCTGGGTGGGCCGTACTTTGAACCCATTCTGGCCGCTATTCCGAGGCGAGATCGGGTTGGGCAAACCGCCAGTTACAAAAAGTTTCTGGAACGACGATTCGATTCACCCGTGCGTGGTGCCTGGATCCCAGAGCGCGTCTGGGAGCAGTCCTTTGCTGCCGACCTGATCGATGCAGGTATCGAGTACATACTGCTCGATGATGCCCATTTCCGGGCCGCCGGGATTTCGAATGAAGATCTGCATGGCTACTACTTCACTGAAGATGCCGGTCGAAAGCTTTGTCTGTTCCCTGGAAGTGAGCGTTTACGTTACCTGCTGCCCTATGCCGATCCTCATGAGATCATCGAGCACTGCCGTCAGGTGGCCGAGAAACATCCGGGAGCTGTGCTGACATTCGGCGACGATGGCGAAAAATTTGGTGTCTGGCCCGGCTCGTGGGATCACGTTTACACCAATGGCTGGATGCGTCGATTCTTCACGGCACTCAGAGAGCAATCGAGTTGGCTGAAAGTGACCACGATGGATGAAACAGTCCGCAATGTTTCTCCGCTGGGGCGAACATATCTGCCCGATGGAAGTTATCGCGAGATGATGGAGTGGGCACTCCCTGCTGAGCGTCAGGTTCAATACCACGACGCCATGAATGGCTATCGCCAGCATCACGACTGGCCACAACTGGGTTCATTTGTCAGGGCCGGTTTCTGGCGAAACTTTTTGGTGAAGTATCCCGAAACCAACGAAATGTACACACGCATGCTCGGGGTCAGTCAACGATTAGCCGAGTACGAAGAACTTTACGGCGATAACGAACACGTGGCGGATCTTCGAGCAGCCCGCGCTGATCTTTATCGAGCCCAGTGCAATTGTCCTTACTGGCATGGTGCCTTTGGTGGTCTCTATTTGCCCCATTTGCGTAATGCCGTCTATAGCCATCTGATTGCTGCCGATCACAAGCTCGACCAGATTGCCGGGAAATCACATCCGTGGGTAGAAGTGACCATTGACGATTACAACTGCGATTCAAAGTTCGAGATCAGTCTGAAAAGTGACAAACTCAAGGCTTTTCTGGCACCCGCACAAGGTGGTCAGATGTACGAACTCGATGTCACGGCTGTTCGACATAACCTGCTTTCGACATTGAATCGTCGCTTTGAGCCCTATCACCATAAGATTCGACAGTGCGCAGGCTCAGCCCATGTGACAGAACATGGTGGTGGCGTGGATCCCAATGGCGGTGTGAGCTTCAAGCAGGCGGGGCTTGATCAGAAGCTGCAATACGATCAGTGGGCTCGCAAGTCGTTGGTCGATCACTTTCTGCAACCAGGTTTGGCTGTCGAATCGTTCGCCAATGGAGAAGGGATCGCAGGGGACTTTGCGCATGGTGCCTATAAAGCGATTGTGCGACGATCCGATTCCCATGTGGAAGCAATCATGACTCGTGATGGACACATTGGTCCTCATCAGGCCACTGTCCGCAAAATCATTGCGATGAATGAATCATGCCCAGGTGAAATTCAGATTCGCTATGAACTATCGAATCTCCCGTTGAATCTGCCGTTGCACTTTGGCGTGGAGTTCAACTTTGCCGGGCTCGCGGGGTCGGCACCGGATCGCTACCTGTACGATGCCTCTGGTCGATCAATTGGTACTCTCGATTCAACTCACAGTTTACCCGCGGGAAAATCGATGGGTTTGGTCGATGAGTGGCTCGGGATCGATGTCAATCTGGATACGACGATGCCAGCCGAGTTCTGGATCATGCCAGTACAAACCGTCAGTCAATCTGAAGGAGGCTTCGAACTCGTCCACCAGAGTACATCCGTTGTACCTCATTGGGAGTTCTTTGCTCCGGCTGATGGCTGCTGGTCAGTCGATTTGAAACTGTCCATTGATACTTCAGTAGCCCATGCTCGAGCATTGCATGAAGAAAACGCCAGGCGACCAGTCTCTATTTCACTGACGGTTTGA
- a CDS encoding alpha/beta hydrolase — MNNFKTRNTTQFQLGILAFIKSNVTLALLIGSLVFSPISVMAGGIDDQPRIILWPDGAPEAKPGTPTDIPYLSVYKADPSKATRCAIVVCPGGGYGGLAKSHEGHEIGQWLNELGISAYVLTYRHAPAYKDPVPRLDVQRAIRLVRSLHSPQAGMHDADKVGVLGFSAGGHLASTAATQFDLGLSDSSDTIDRLSSRPDFAILCYPVISMEQGVTHAGSRRNLLGENPSDEDVLRMSNDLRVTSQTPPTFLWHTQEDAAVLPENSLRFYSAMVKHRVPGELHIFQKGRHGIGLGKGQGTAAAWPELCANWLNSLGMLKK; from the coding sequence ATGAACAACTTCAAGACGCGCAACACGACACAATTCCAACTCGGAATTCTGGCTTTCATCAAATCAAACGTGACTCTGGCTTTGCTCATTGGAAGTCTTGTTTTCAGTCCGATTTCAGTCATGGCCGGTGGGATTGATGATCAACCTCGAATCATTCTCTGGCCTGACGGAGCACCTGAAGCCAAACCAGGGACTCCAACTGACATCCCCTACTTATCCGTTTACAAAGCCGATCCCTCCAAAGCGACTCGATGTGCAATTGTTGTCTGTCCTGGCGGTGGTTATGGCGGGCTCGCCAAATCCCACGAAGGCCACGAAATTGGCCAGTGGCTGAATGAACTGGGAATCAGTGCTTACGTTCTCACCTACAGGCACGCCCCGGCTTATAAGGATCCTGTCCCACGCCTGGATGTCCAGAGAGCGATTCGTCTCGTCCGATCTCTGCACTCTCCACAAGCTGGGATGCACGATGCCGATAAAGTGGGCGTGCTGGGTTTTTCTGCCGGTGGACATCTGGCATCGACCGCTGCCACCCAGTTTGATCTGGGGCTATCGGATTCATCGGATACGATTGACCGGCTGAGTTCACGGCCTGATTTTGCGATCCTGTGCTATCCTGTGATTTCAATGGAACAGGGCGTCACTCATGCCGGTTCGCGAAGAAATCTCCTGGGCGAAAATCCTTCCGATGAAGATGTGCTCCGGATGTCCAACGACTTGCGCGTCACGTCACAGACACCACCGACGTTTCTCTGGCATACTCAGGAGGATGCAGCAGTTCTTCCTGAAAACAGCCTGCGATTCTACTCCGCGATGGTGAAACACCGCGTGCCTGGCGAACTTCACATTTTCCAGAAAGGCCGCCATGGGATTGGCCTCGGGAAAGGGCAGGGAACCGCTGCCGCCTGGCCAGAACTTTGCGCCAACTGGCTGAATTCACTGGGAATGCTCAAGAAGTGA